GCCGGGTCATCGTCGCCAGCGATCGCCCGGCCATGATCGACCAGGCCGTCGACCGGTGGGTCGCCGCCCACCACGCCGGTACCGTCCCGGTGCTCCTCGCGGGCACGAACCAGACCGTCGACGCCCTCAACGCTGCCGTCCGGCGCGCACTCATCGACCGAGGAGTCCTCGGGCGGGCTATCGACGGCTCGAACGGCTCCCTCGCGCTCGGTGAGCGGCTTATGATCCGCGGCAACGATTACCGCGCCACCACTCCGGCGGGCGAGCAGACATCGGTACTCAACGGCCAGACCGGAACCCTGACCGGCACCTGCAGCGACGGGCTGGTCCTACGGATGGACCACGACGACCTCGAAGTGGTCCTCACCCCAGATCAGTTCGCCACCGGCGCCGTCGGCGCAGAACCTGTGGCCCGCGGTGACGCCCGCCCCGAGCAGCCGGGTGAACGGTGAGCACGCAACCCTCGGCGCTGTTGGCTGGCGACGGTGTGCCCGTCGAGTCCCTCGACGCCTATCTCGCCCTGGGCGGCGGCGAAGCATTCGAGCGCGCCCGCGCCGGTGACCCCGACGCAATCGTGGAGGAGCTGCGCCGCGCTGGGCTGCGCGGCCGCGGTGGCGCCGGTTTCCCCACCGCCATCAAGTGGGGCGGTGTCCGCGCCGATCCGGCACCGACGAAGTTCGTCTGCGCCAACGGCGCCGAGGGGGAGCCGGGCACCTTCAAGGACCGCTATCTGCTGCGGATGAACCCCTACCAGGTCATCGAGGGGCTTGCCATCGCCCGGCACGTGATCGGGGCCAAGCGCGCGTACCTCTGCGTGAAGCGCCTCTTCGCGTCCGAGGTCGCCAGGGTGCGCAGCGCGCTGGACGAGCTCGCGGCACGGTCAGACATGGCGGAGGCGATGGAGCTGGTGCTCGGGCCGGACGAGTACCTCTTCGGCGAGGAGAAGGCCCTGCTGTCGGTGGTCGAGGGCGGCCTGCCGTTGCCGCGTCTGTTTCCCCCGCATGTCCACGGCCTCTTCGGCCCGCCCTACGGCGATCCCAGCGGAGGGCAGCACAACCCGACGGTGGTGAACAACCTGGAGACGCTCGCCCACGTCCCCCAGATCGTCCGCCGCGGGGCCGACTGGTTTCGCGGCTTGGGCACGTCGGACACGCCGGGGACCATGCTCTTCACGGTCTCCGGCGACGTTCAGCGGCCCCTGGTGATCGAGCAGCCGCTGGGATTGACGCTGCGGGAGCTCGTCGACGACGTTGCCGGCGGGCCACCGCCTGGGCGGCGCGTGAAGGCCGTCTTCGCCGGGCTCGCCAGCGCCGTCGTGACCGGGAACGGCCTGGACACGCCGCTGAGCTTCGACACCATGCGCCGAGCCGGCTCCGCGCTCGGCTCGGGGGGCTTCATCGTCTATGACGACACCGCCTGCATGGTGCAGGTGGCCTGGCTGTTTTCGCGCTTCCTGCACGTCGAGTCCTGCGGTCAGTGCCCCCCGTGCAAGCTCGGCTCGCAGCGGATCACCGAACGCCTGGATCGGCTGCTCGACGGCTCCGGGAAGCGCCGCGACCTCGATGACATCGCCGCCACCGTGCCGTGGGTGCCCAACGGGCAGCGGTGCGCGCTGGCGACCTCGGAGTCCGTGGTCATCGGCAGCATCCTCGCCGCCTTCCCCGAAGATTTCGAGGCCCACCTCCGCAGCAGCTGCGAGCTGGGCCACGACCGGATACTGCCGAAGATGACCGATTACGTGCCCGGGGAGGGTTTCACCTACGACCGAACCTACTGGCGCAAGCAACCGGACTGGACCTACCAGGACCCGTGACGCTCACGGCGGCCGGCCTGGGTTGGGAGAGCAGTCGCGGGTGGGAATGCCGAAGATGACCGATCACGTCCCGGGTGCGGGCCTCCCCTGCGGCCAGGCGTACCTGCCGGGAACCCAGGACTGGACCCGTCGAGGACCCGCGATGGCTCACTGCGGCCGGCCCGGGGGGGCGGCCGCGACGGGGTTCGGGTGCCGCAGCACCACCCACAAGGCGGCCAGGACCAGGACGAGTCCGGCGGCGGTCCAGCCGGCGGGTGTGTCAGCACCGGCTACGAACGCGAAGGCGACGCCGAACAGCGGGGTGAGGAACGTCCACGCCGCCAGGGGCGCGAGGGGTGAACGGAGCGTCTCGGTGAACCACGCCCAGAAGGCGAGTGCCGTCCCCACGAGGGCGAGGAACGCCAGGACCAACACGAACCGTGGCGTCCAGGTGATGCGCGGGAGGCCTTCGACCGCAGCGGCGACCGCGGCGAGGCCGGCACCACCGATGATGAAGTGCCAGCCGGCGGCCTGGACGACGTCGGTGCCGGCGAGGCGGCGGGCGAGCAGCGTCCCAACGGTGATGGCGGCGGCGGCGAGGATCGACAGCCACGCCCCTTTGCCGCCGCCGGCGGGCACGGCCACGACCAAGAGCCCGGCGAACCCGACGGCCAGGGCCGCGCCGGTGCGGACGGTGACCTGCTCACCGTAGAGCCACCATGCGGGCAGCACGATCAGCAGGGGTTGCGCGTTGGCCAACACGGCTGCCGTTCCGGTCGCCAACCCCGCCACACCCCCGAACATCGCCGCGAACGCGACGCCGGCGTTGGTGAGCGCCAGCAGCGCGATCAGCCACCATGAGCGAACACCGGTCGGCAGGGGACGCTGCTGGATCGCGGCGAACACAGCCAGGGCCGCGCCGGCGATCAGGGACCGCAGCGCGGCGAACCAGAGCACGGGCGCATCGCGCAAGCCCCAGTCGATGGCCACGAAGCACGCGCCCCATGAGGCCGTGACCCACAGCATGCGCCCCGGCCGGGGACCCGTGCCGTTGGGCTGGATGTGCGTCCGCGCCGCTGGCCTGTCCGACCGCTGCACCGTTGCGGTCAGGGGGCCGTGCCGACGGGTGCCGGCGCCGCGGCTGTTCGGGGGGCCGCGCCGTCGTCGGGGGACGCGAGCCGGAGGCGCTTCAGCATCACGGCGTTCACGGCCACGATGAAGCTCGATCCCGACATCGACAGCGCCGCGATCTCGGGGCGGAGAACCAGGCCGAAGGCGGGCTCGAACACCCCGGCGGCGATGGGCAGGGCGATGACGTTGTAGCCGACGGCCCAGCCGAGGTTCTGGCGCATCTTGCGCAGGGTCCCGCGGCCGATCTGGATCGCGGCGGGCACGTCCAGCGGGTCGCTGCGCATCAACACGACATCCGCGGTCTCGATGGCCACATCGGTGCCGGCCCCGATCGCCACGCCGACGTCAGCTTGTGCCAGTGCCGGGGCGTCGTTCACGCCGTCGCCCACCATGGCTACCCTGCGGCCCTCGGCCTGCAGCTCGGCCACCTTGGTGGACTTGTCGCCCGGGAGCACGTCGGCGATGACGGTGGTGACCCCTAGCAGGGAGGCGATGCGGCGGGCGGTGGCCTCGTTGTCGCCGGTCAACATCACCACCTCCGCTCCGAGGCGCCGCAGCCCCGCCACCGCGGCCGCGGCGGTCTCGCGGGGGGCGTCGGCCATCGCGACCAGACCCGAGGCGCGGCCGTCGACCGCGACGATCACCGCAGTGCGACCCCCGTTGGCGAGTTCCTCGCGGCGGGCGGCGAGACCGTCGAGCTGGATGTTCTCGCGCGCCATGAGCCGTCGGTTGCCGACCAGCACCCGGTGGCCGTCGACCGTGGCCACGGCGCCGTGTCCGGGCACGCTGTCGAAGCCGTCGGCTCGCAACGTGCTGACGCCCCGACGGTCGGCCTCGGCCACGATGGCCTGGGCGAGCGGGTGCTCGGACTCGCGTTCGACCGCCGCGGTGAGGGCGAGCAGGCGTGCCTCGTCGATGCCGTCGGCGATCACGTCGGTCACCTCGGGCTCGCCCTTGGTGAGGGTCCCGGTCTTGTCCATCACCACGGTGTCGAGGCGAGCGGCGGTCTCGAGGGCCATGGCGTTCTTGAACAGCACGCCCCGCTTGGCGCCGAGGCCGGTGCCGACCATGATCGCCGTGGGGGTGGCGAGGCCGAGGGCGTCGGGGCAGGTGATGACCACCACGGTGATGGCGAACAGGATCGCCTCGCTCACCGGCCGGTCGACGAGGACGCTCCAGACGAAGAAGGTGCCGGTGCCGCCGATGAGGGCGACGAACACGAGCCAGAACGCCGCCTTGTCGGCGAGGCGCTGGCCGGGCGCCTTGGAGTTCTGGGCCTCCTGGACGAGCTTGACGATCTGGGCGAGCGCTGTGTCGGCGCCGATCTTGGTGGCCCGCACCCGCAGCGTGCCGGTGGTGTTGAGCGTGGCGCCGATCACCGCGTCGCCGGGCGCCTTGTGCACGGGAAGGCTCTCGCCGGTGACCATCGACTCGTCGAGCTCGCTCTCGCCGTCCTCGACGATCCCGTCGACGGCGACCTTGGCGCCTGGCCGCACCAGCAGCAGGTCGCCGACCTGCACCTCGGCGGTGGGCACCTCGACGGTCTCGCCGCCGCGGATGACCGTGGCCATCGGCGGCGCCAGATCCAGCAGGGCCCGGATGGCGTCGTTGGCGCCGCCCCGGGCGCGCATCTCGAACCAGTGCCCCAGCAGCACGAACGCGGCCAGGACGGTGGCCGCCTCGTAGAACACCTCGCCCCCGCCGGTGAGGGTCACCCACAGCGAGTACAGCCACCCGGCGCCGACCGCCACGGCGACGAGCACCATCATGTCCAGTGTCCGGGCCCGCAGCGCCCGCCACGCGCCGTCGAAGAAGATCCACCCTGACCAGAAGATGACCGGCAGGCTGAGCAGCAGCGCGAAGACGTCGTCGCGGAGGCCGAACGGCGCGGCCACGTCGAAGTCGAGGACGTCGCGGCCGATCGGTGACCACAGCAGGATCGGCACCGAGAACACGGCCGCCACTACGAACCGCCGGCGCATGTCGGCCACCATCTCGGCCATCGACGCGCCGCCGTGGCCGCCGTGGCCCATGACCTCGTGCGGTGAGCGCGCCGCCGCCTCTGCACTAGCCGCCGGCCCGTGGCCCTCGTGTCCCGCGTGGCCCTCGTGGCCCTCGTGGCCCTCGTGGCTGGCCGGATGGCGCGCTTGGGGTTCGGGCGTCGGCTCCTCCATCGGGTTGCACAGGTGGTCGGGCACGGACTGGCCCTCGCAGTGGTAGCCGCACGCCTCGACCCACCGCTGCAGCTCGGCGACGTTGGTCACCGCCGGGTCGTAGGTGACCGTCGCCGTCTGGGCGACGGGGTTCGCCTCCACCCGCTCGACGCCGGTCAGCCGCCCCAGGGCAGCTTCGACGATCGCCTTCTCGCTGGCCCAGTTCAGCCCTCCGACCTCGAGGACGGCCGTGGCGCGCGTGTCGGCCTCTGCAGCGCCGTGGCCGCCGTGGTGGGCGTGGTCGTGGCCGGCTGGTGTGCTCATGGCTGGACGCCTTCCTGTCGGCGGGTGGTAGACCAAACTCCTACAGTCTGTCGCGGACAACGGGTCGAGTCCCATGCGCGGCCGGATCCGTTGCCGTCCGAGCCACAAGGAGGATGACTGGTGCCGGACAGCACAGTTCGAGTGGCGGTGAACGGCTTCGGGGTCATCGGCAAACGGGTCGCCGACGCGATCTCGCTCCAGCACGACATGGAGCTCGTCGGCGTCGCCGATGTGGCGTCGGACTATCGCGTGCGGGTGGCGGTCGAGCGTGGCCATCGGGTGTTCGCCGCCACGGGCGAGGCGGGCGAAGAGATGGACGCCGCCGGGATCCCGGTGGCGGGCACCATGGACGACTTGTTGTCCCAGGTCGATGTGGTCGCCGACTGCGGCCCCAAGCGGCTCGCCGCCGCCAACAAGCAGCGTTACCAGGCGGCGGGGGTCAAGGCCATCTGGCAGGGCGGCGAGAAGCACGAGCTGACCGGCTACTCGTTCTGCGCCCAGGTCAACTACGCAGGCGCGGTCAACCGCGACTTCGCCCGGGTCGTGTCGTGCAACACCACCGCGCTGAGCCGCACGATGCACGCCCTGCACCGCCGGGGCTGGGTCAAGCGCGCCCGCGCGGTGCTGCTGCGCCGGGGTACCGATCCGGTCGACTCGCACGCTGCCGGGATGATCAACACGGTCGTGCCCGAGACCAAGGTGCCCAGCCACCAGGGCCCCGACGCCCAGACCGTGATCCCCGACCTGGACATCACCACCCTCGCCGGGGCGGGACCGTTCAACCTCGCTCACATCCATTTCGCCATGGTCGAGACCACCCGCCCGGTGAGCGTCGACGAGCTGCGCGACGCACTGTGGGACGAGCCCCGCATCGCATTCGTCCGGGCCGGCGACGGCGTCGTTGCCATGAACGCGGTGGTCGAGCTGATGCGGGACCTGGACCGCCCGCGGGGCGACATGTGGGAGGTGGCGGTGTGGGAGGACGCCTTGGCCGCCGACGACCGCGAGGTCTACCTCACCTTCCAGGTGCACAACGAGGCGATCGTGGTGCCCGAGACCGTCGACTGCGTCCGGGCGCTGACCGGCATCGAGGTCGACGGCGCGGCGTCGATCGCCAAGACGGACCAGTCGCTGGGGGTCACCAAGACGTTCCTGCCTGCGACGACCCAGCCGATCGCGCACGTCACCGACGCCGACGTCGCCCATCCCGGCATCGCGGCGGTGCGGGCCGCGCACGCCCGGTTCGCCGAGGTCGGGTTCAAGGGTTCGGAGGAGCCCACCGACGACGCCAGCACATGAGGGAGAGCGAGACGGTGACCGACACGCAGCAGCCGACTGCGGGCACGCCCGAGGGTCGTCCGCTCGCCGACGACGAGGTGGCCCGCATCGATGCCTGGTGGCGGGCGGCGAACTACCTGTCGGTCGGCCAGATCTACCTGATGGACAACCCGCTGCTGCGGGAACCGCTGCGACCCGAGCACGTCAAGCCGCGGCTGCTCGGCCACTGGGGCACCACCCCGGGGCTGAACTTCATCTACGCCCACCTCAACCGCGCCACCATGGCCAGAGACCTCGACGTGATGTACGTGATGGGGCCCGGCCACGGCGGGCCCGGCCCGGTGGCGGCGGCGTGGCTGGAGGGCACTTACAGCGAGGTCTACCCGCAGGTGTCCCAGGACGAGACGGGGATGCGCCGGTTGTTCACCCAGTTCTCGTTCCCGGGCGGCATCCCCAGCCACGTGGCGCCGGAGACACCGGGTTCGATCCACGAGGGCGGTGAGCTGGGCTACTCGCTCGCCCACGCGTACGGCGCCGCGTTCGACAACCCTGACCTGCTCGTCGCCGCGGTGGTGGGCGACGGGGAGGCCGAGACCGGCCCGCTGGCGACGAGCTGGCATTCCACCAAGTTCGTGGACCCGCGGCGCGACGGGGCGGTGCTTCCGATCCTGCACCTCAACGGCTACAAGATCGCCAGCCCCACGGTCCTGTCCCGCATCGACGCCGACGAGCTCGACGGGCTGCTGCGCGGCTTCGGGCACACGCCGTACGTCGTGGAGGGTGAGG
This portion of the Actinomarinicola tropica genome encodes:
- a CDS encoding NADH-ubiquinone oxidoreductase-F iron-sulfur binding region domain-containing protein, translating into MSTQPSALLAGDGVPVESLDAYLALGGGEAFERARAGDPDAIVEELRRAGLRGRGGAGFPTAIKWGGVRADPAPTKFVCANGAEGEPGTFKDRYLLRMNPYQVIEGLAIARHVIGAKRAYLCVKRLFASEVARVRSALDELAARSDMAEAMELVLGPDEYLFGEEKALLSVVEGGLPLPRLFPPHVHGLFGPPYGDPSGGQHNPTVVNNLETLAHVPQIVRRGADWFRGLGTSDTPGTMLFTVSGDVQRPLVIEQPLGLTLRELVDDVAGGPPPGRRVKAVFAGLASAVVTGNGLDTPLSFDTMRRAGSALGSGGFIVYDDTACMVQVAWLFSRFLHVESCGQCPPCKLGSQRITERLDRLLDGSGKRRDLDDIAATVPWVPNGQRCALATSESVVIGSILAAFPEDFEAHLRSSCELGHDRILPKMTDYVPGEGFTYDRTYWRKQPDWTYQDP
- a CDS encoding DMT family transporter translates to MLWVTASWGACFVAIDWGLRDAPVLWFAALRSLIAGAALAVFAAIQQRPLPTGVRSWWLIALLALTNAGVAFAAMFGGVAGLATGTAAVLANAQPLLIVLPAWWLYGEQVTVRTGAALAVGFAGLLVVAVPAGGGKGAWLSILAAAAITVGTLLARRLAGTDVVQAAGWHFIIGGAGLAAVAAAVEGLPRITWTPRFVLVLAFLALVGTALAFWAWFTETLRSPLAPLAAWTFLTPLFGVAFAFVAGADTPAGWTAAGLVLVLAALWVVLRHPNPVAAAPPGRPQ
- a CDS encoding heavy metal translocating P-type ATPase — its product is MSTPAGHDHAHHGGHGAAEADTRATAVLEVGGLNWASEKAIVEAALGRLTGVERVEANPVAQTATVTYDPAVTNVAELQRWVEACGYHCEGQSVPDHLCNPMEEPTPEPQARHPASHEGHEGHEGHAGHEGHGPAASAEAAARSPHEVMGHGGHGGASMAEMVADMRRRFVVAAVFSVPILLWSPIGRDVLDFDVAAPFGLRDDVFALLLSLPVIFWSGWIFFDGAWRALRARTLDMMVLVAVAVGAGWLYSLWVTLTGGGEVFYEAATVLAAFVLLGHWFEMRARGGANDAIRALLDLAPPMATVIRGGETVEVPTAEVQVGDLLLVRPGAKVAVDGIVEDGESELDESMVTGESLPVHKAPGDAVIGATLNTTGTLRVRATKIGADTALAQIVKLVQEAQNSKAPGQRLADKAAFWLVFVALIGGTGTFFVWSVLVDRPVSEAILFAITVVVITCPDALGLATPTAIMVGTGLGAKRGVLFKNAMALETAARLDTVVMDKTGTLTKGEPEVTDVIADGIDEARLLALTAAVERESEHPLAQAIVAEADRRGVSTLRADGFDSVPGHGAVATVDGHRVLVGNRRLMARENIQLDGLAARREELANGGRTAVIVAVDGRASGLVAMADAPRETAAAAVAGLRRLGAEVVMLTGDNEATARRIASLLGVTTVIADVLPGDKSTKVAELQAEGRRVAMVGDGVNDAPALAQADVGVAIGAGTDVAIETADVVLMRSDPLDVPAAIQIGRGTLRKMRQNLGWAVGYNVIALPIAAGVFEPAFGLVLRPEIAALSMSGSSFIVAVNAVMLKRLRLASPDDGAAPRTAAAPAPVGTAP
- a CDS encoding type II glyceraldehyde-3-phosphate dehydrogenase, producing the protein MPDSTVRVAVNGFGVIGKRVADAISLQHDMELVGVADVASDYRVRVAVERGHRVFAATGEAGEEMDAAGIPVAGTMDDLLSQVDVVADCGPKRLAAANKQRYQAAGVKAIWQGGEKHELTGYSFCAQVNYAGAVNRDFARVVSCNTTALSRTMHALHRRGWVKRARAVLLRRGTDPVDSHAAGMINTVVPETKVPSHQGPDAQTVIPDLDITTLAGAGPFNLAHIHFAMVETTRPVSVDELRDALWDEPRIAFVRAGDGVVAMNAVVELMRDLDRPRGDMWEVAVWEDALAADDREVYLTFQVHNEAIVVPETVDCVRALTGIEVDGAASIAKTDQSLGVTKTFLPATTQPIAHVTDADVAHPGIAAVRAAHARFAEVGFKGSEEPTDDAST